A part of Aspergillus oryzae RIB40 DNA, chromosome 7 genomic DNA contains:
- a CDS encoding putative nuclear migration protein (predicted protein), with amino-acid sequence MATETVSQISPAEVFPTPSTTPRRGSSMHSRGNSSPGPSSSPPSPSNQSFFLDGRRDFQDVTYEDTLSPLDPRRFTPTLHASLVSEILSLRRDVESKTKAIDVLERTLDESRIEAEDLTERLSQSTKETRSLKHQLQLVEGGTSSALTELARERDEALENISDVRKKLDQAQKKARSREDEVDKTLKLWDRDKELWDGERRSLERKIHVVEGRLKVVLAEVAAVQAAGNFHQIQSHDGAALAKDEAMGKDSDTASAHSSSQGRRRTSVTSVSTDGSDLHDLRYSVASVVNIPGAKHDGINLAQELAFDEEDDFELPDDDFTPYSPEALPEERPTSVHSQLSHTMGMGVKARKILGLSLHSVDSSGFKSEPSSPWKPPPTATTTASYCYQDAGIQYSPPLSPKLQLETGTVACEKHAEGRDVSVLYQTRDSSTWMAPVNMVSTSSQTVGDLPTPPWTPELGEPSPSKTTGQAAMVSTSIQTERLTAPEMHEKRANLPQNCRSSSDIGVPMIAIHPPCSEPSSPRGSVVLPPQTKSASCQTDSKLIVDIRTVGIQTEEIRIDQRPIKLPASLLPSAIPDLPLRTNLQDPPIQPYHAPSPRTRKEVPPPPPIPAKAPARSKPHEHVQAYPGNNDNGPLSVESKTDLRRPLRSSSLFAGFDQPSDEEASPRVRDTFTDDELLNRPFASYTLRRGKLVSTQGYPSLDETTEIDEHILDAEAHLYDATADLEMKNPSRASRMSPRTGAAPLWTRQQDIRRAAMISNGAAAHQRIRSPSEPSLDGSASGGSSIAPPFPVPIRLSSRKFPVKGNDDQQSPTPSNPRKFSDQGRPSITRQPTLRRVRSAAAMSQTEPDRPVTRSSPTMSTSSCAADSPQYPSLPFNDITTPRRIRRASQGRSNNSGHPTRAFSHQRDDSTATSVQPTSVVDAIAQTMVGEWMFKYVRRRRSFGGVGEAKDNWEGRNAEEVSANIANSGSRHKRWVWLAPYERAIMWSSRQPTSGPALLGKSGRKLTIQSVLDVKDDNPLPKGFDTQNQFNRSILILTPERALKFTATTIERHYVWLTALSFLSHSAMGLHDLAALPPIPREEFASSAPTATLRRNPIRDSIRIAKGRPRPRPRGKRAFKHPEPVPELPAEVDMADAADPPTIPRFSNHSRKRSNTTPRIPMIRSFSNQGTVPLMPPTQGALEAYAPPPTNSGRTSEASVRTGNYFDAIGTVRMEAFIDQTESNQNHATYPRHVRKPSSPWSSESQRIYDLDHPRYDDLGSFRHDDPFGGF; translated from the exons ATGGCAACAGAGACGGTCTCCCAAATTTCCCCTGCAGAGGTGTTTCCCACACCCTCTACCACGCCTCGGAGAGGTTCATCTATGCATTCCCGGGGAAATTCCTCTCCTGGTCCCTCATCGtcgccaccatctccatcaaaCCAGAgtttcttcctcgatggaCGCCGAGACTTCCAAGATGTCACATATGAGGACACTTTGTCGCCCCTAGATCCCAGGAGGTTTACTCCAACACTACATGCTTCACTTGTTTCGGAGATCTTGTCTTTACGGCGGGACGTGGAGAGTAAAACCAAGGCCATTGATGTCCTGGAGCGAACTCTGGATGAATCGCGCATAGAGGCTGAGGATCTCACTGAGCGTTTATCACAGAGTACTAAGGAGACGCGGTCCCTCAAACATCAGTTACAGCTTGTGGAAGGGGGTACCTCCTCAGCTCTTACGGAGCTCGCAAGGGAGAGGGATGAAGCGCTGGAGAATATCTCGGATGTTCGAAAGAAACTGGACCAGGCGCAAAAGAAAGCCCGCAGTCGAGAAGACGAGGTCGATAAGACATTGAAGCTTTGGGACCGCGATAAGGAACTCTGGGACGGTGAACGTAGAAGCCTGGAACGCAAGATCCATGTTGTTGAGGGTCGTCTCAAGGTGGTCTTGGCCGAAGTGGCAGCGGTCCAAGCAGCTGGGAATTTTCATCAGATACAGAGCCACGATGGTGCTGCTTTGGCCAAAGACGAAGCCATGGGGAAGGACAGTGATACTGCGAGCGCCCACTCAAGCAGTCAAGGGAGACGGCGGACCAGTGTCACAAGCGTAAGCACTGACGGGAGTGatctccatgatctccgGTATTCTGTGGCAAGTGTTGTCAATATACCAGGTGCGAAACACGATGGTATAAACCTTGCGCAAGAACTGGCattcgacgaggaagacgattTTGAACTGCCCGACGATGATTTTACCCCTTATTCACCCGAGGCACTTCCGGAAGAACGCCCAACGTCAGTCCATTCACAATTGTCCCACACAATGGGAATGGGGGTAAAGGCAAGGAAGATCCTGGGCCTCTCTCTCCATAGTGTAGATAGCTCTGGATTCAAGTCGGAACCGAGTAGTCCCTGGAAACCACcgccaacagcaacaacgaCAGCGAGCTATTGCTATCAAGATGCTGGAATCCAATATTCGCCCCCTCTGTCCCCGAAGTTGCAACTAGAGACTGGGACTGTGGCCTGTGAAAAGCATGCTGAAGGCCGTGACGTCTCTGTCTTGTACCAGACGAGAGACAGCAGCACGTGGATGGCTCCAGTAAATATGGTATCGACATCTTCTCAAACTGTCGGTGATTTGCCCACTCCTCCTTGGACTCCTGAGCTTGGTGAACCATCGCCATCGAAGACCACTGGTCAGGCTGCCATGGTCTCTACGTCCATCCAAACAGAACGACTTACTGCTCCTGAAATGCATGAGAAACGCGCCAACCTTCCTCAAAACTGTCGGAGTTCCTCAGATATCGGGGTCCCAATGATTGCAATTCATCCACCATGCTCCGAGCCTTCTTCGCCCCGAGGGAGTGTGGTTCTGCCACCACAAACTAAGAGCGCTTCTTGCCAAACTGACTCGAAACTCATCGTCGATATCCGAACTGTGGGCATACAGACAGAGGAAATTCGAATCGATCAGCGGCCTATCAAATTGCCTGCGAGTTTACTACCGTCTGCCATCCCAGATTTACCCCTTCGTACCAATCTCCAGGATCCTCCGATCCAGCCGTATCACGCCCCATCTCCAAGAACGAGGAAAGAGGtaccaccgccaccacctATCCCAGCCAAGGCACCTGCACGAAGCAAGCCTCACGAGCACGTGCAAGCTTACCCCGGTAACAACGACAACGGTCCGTTGTCTGTTGAGTCAAAGACAGATTTAAGACGGCCCCTGAGATCTAGTAGTCTCTTTGCCGGATTTGACCAACCAAGTGATGAGGAAGCGTCACCTAGAGTGAGAGATACTTTCACTGATGATGAGCTGCTAAATCGACCGTTCGCTTCATATACTCTGAGAAGAGGTAAATTGGTTTCCACTCAGGGATATCCTAGCTTAGACGAGACCACGGAAATAGATGAGCACATACTGGATGCAGAAGCACATTTATATGATGCAACGGCCGATCTTGAGATGAAAAATCCAAGCAGAGCTTCTCGGATGAGTCCGCGAACAGGAGCAGCGCCCTTGTGGACACGCCAACAGGACATACGCAGAGCGGCCATGATATCCAACGGGGCAGCTGCACACCAGAGAATACGGAGCCCCAGCGAGCCGAGTCTCGATGGTAGCGCCAGTGGTGGTTCTAGTATAGCTCCCCCATTTCCCGTCCCTATTCGACTTAGTTCGCGCAAATTCCCAGTTAAGGGCAACGATGATCAGCAGAGTCCTACTCCTTCGAACCCCCGGAAATTTTCTGATCAAGGGCGGCCGTCGATCACTCGGCAACCTACTTTGCGGCGAGTGCGGTCTGCTGCCGCAATGTCTCAGACAGAGCCTGACCGGCCTGTAACCCGATCGTCACCTACCATGTCAACATCCTCCTGCGCGGCAGATAGTCCTCAATATCCGTCTCTCCCATTCAACGATATTACCACTCCTCGGCGGATTAGGCGGGCAAGCCAAGGGCGATCCAATAACAGCGGCCACCCTACACGCGCGTTTTCCCACCAGCGAGATGATTCTACGGCGACATCGGTCCAGCCAACTAGTGTCGTTGATGCTATTGCTCAAACGATGGTGGGAGAGTGGATGTTCAAGTACGTTCGTCGAAGGAGATCTTTCGGCGGGGTTGGTGAAGCCAAAGATAACTGGGAAGGCCGGAATGCTGAAGAAGTGTCAGCGAACATCGCCAACAGTGGATCAAGGCACAAACGATGGGTTTGGCTGGCTCCGTATGAGCGAGCGATTATGTGGAGTAGCAGGCAGCCAACAAGTGGACCAGCGTTACTTGGCAAGAGCGGCAGAAAAT TGACGATTCAATCTGTCCTTGATGTCAAAGACGACAACCCTTTACCTAAGGGATTCGACACGCAAAATCAATTTAACCgatccatcctcatccttaCCCCCGAACGAGCCCTCAAGTTCACCGCCACTACCATCGAACGGCATTACGTCTGGCTAACTGCCCTGTCATTTTTGAGTCATTCCGCCATGGGCCTTCACGACCTCGCAGCTCTACCGCCTATACCGCGGGAGGAGTTTGCATCTTCCGCGCCCACTGCGACTTTGCGTCGCAACCCCATCCGCGATTCTATAAGAATTGCCAAAGGCCGACCAAGGCCAAGACCGAGAGGGAAGCGAGCATTCAAACATCCTGAGCCGGTTCCAGAGCTCCCAGCAGAGGTGGATATGGCAGATGCCGCTGACCCACCCACGATTCCCCGGTTCTCTAACCATTCGCGGAAGCGCAGCAATACGACTCCTCGGATTCCCATGATCCGCAGCTTTTCCAATCAGGGTACCGTGCCATTAATGCCTCCAACGCAAGGCGCGTTGGAAGCATATGCTCCTCCCCCTACGAACAGTGGCCGTACCTCCGAGGCCAGCGTGAGGACTGGTAATTACTTCGATGCCATTGGTACCGTCCGCATGGAGGCGTTCATTGACCAGACCGAATCCAACCAAAACCATGCTACATATCCAAGGCATGTGCGGAAACCTTCGAGTCCTTGGAGCTCGGAAAGCCAGCGAATTTATGATCTTGATCACCCAAGGTATGACGATCTTGGATCTTTTCGCCATGATGATCCTTTTGGAGGATTTTAA
- a CDS encoding putative mRNA splicing factor RNA helicase (Cdc28) (mRNA splicing factor ATP-dependent RNA helicase): MDNRTFVSDSLLRLTNASDPTVVDFVLATASSAKSADSLQEKLVPFLDGSTEDINAFCWELYKRVGAGAKSGPSTGAQQERSDTASKKKYRLIQMEDDNPDSASSLGPTNIETERERRKRKVKDRNRTKEEPEGHNRWEKEENRKRARSLEESRDRHRSKKLRRRDKGDFDDRWGDEEIPDDEVYEEDEQIDNFEESPSKRTRLEDGSASPRSTDSADLDPDTKKEIERRRDIEERDEFAKRLAKKDDSKNKKIVEDRTRNSEVARRRALADDASARAAAMPELRMRSRQEYLKKRETERLALLRRQVAEEAAELRDNPNLTRREKEEFARNREVLRIAEERLRIDDYRDGYMMPDDYITEKGKIDRRKKEDALYKRYVDRDEYGQERFITEHEEWEMEQTAKAKAQINRAEFVDEGDYEYVFDDSQKINFVMDAKMEGTRKAMSQEQRIFQEKLDAAEKKAASIEDTRKSLPIYQFREEIIQAVHDHQVLIIVGETGSGKTTQIPQYLHEAGFTKNGMKVGCTQPRRVAAMSVASRVAEEMGVKLGNEVGYAIRFEDNTSDKTVLKYMTDGMLLRELLTEPDLGQYSALMIDEAHERTVPTDIACGLLKDIAKARPDLKLLISSATMDAQKFQQYFDDAPIFNIPGRRYPVDIHYTSQPEANYLAAAITTVFQIHVTQGPGDILVFLTGQEEIEAAEQSLQETARKLGSKIPEMIICPIYANLPSELQTKIFEPTPPKARKVVLATNIAETSLTIDGIVYVIDPGFVKENVFNPRTGMESLVVTPCSRASANQRAGRAGRVGPGKCFRLYTKWAYYNELEESTTPEIQRTNLSSVILMLKSLGIDQLLDFDFMDPPPAETIIRALEQLYALGALNDRGELTKVGRQMAEFPTDPMLAKAILAADKYGCVEEVLSIVSMLGEASALFFRPKDKKIHADSARNRFTIKDGGDHLTLLNIWNQWVDSDFSYVWAKENFLQQRSLTRARDVRDQLAKLCDRVEVTVSTCGSNNLQPIQKAITAGFFPNAARLQRGGDSYRTVKNGQTVYLHPSSTLFEVNPRWVIYFELVLTSKEYMRSNMPLQAEWLMDVAPHYYKKKDLETLGIERKMKGQGAAGEKSRD; the protein is encoded by the coding sequence ATGGACAATCGAACATTCGTGTCGGATTCTCTCCTCCGCCTTACCAATGCCTCTGATCCCACCGTCGTCGACTTTGTGCTCGCCACTGCCAGCTCAGCCAAGTCAGCGGATTCATTACAAGAGAAGCTCGTTCCTTTCTTGGATGGAAGCACAGAAGATATTAATGCGTTCTGTTGGGAACTGTATAAACGGGTGGGTGCAGGCGCAAAGAGCGGGCCCAGCACCGGTGCTCAGCAAGAGCGCAGTGATACCGCCTCGAAAAAGAAGTACCGATTAATTCAAATGGAAGATGACAATCCAGACTCTGCAAGCTCTTTGGGGCCCACGAACATCGAAACAGAAAGGGAGAGGCGGAAGCGCAAAGTCAAGGATCGCAACCGAACCAAGGAGGAACCTGAGGGGCACAATCGctgggaaaaggaagaaaacaggAAGCGCGCGCGGAGCCTGGAAGAGAGCCGGGATCGCCACCGGTCTAAGAAGCTGCGACGACGGGATAAAGGGGACTTCGATGATCGCTGGGGTGACGAAGAGATTCCGGATGATGAGGtatatgaagaagatgagcaaATCGATAATTTTGAAGAGTCGCCGTCGAAGCGGACTaggctggaggatggatCTGCGTCACCCCGGTCGACTGACTCTGCGGACCTGGACCCAGATacgaagaaggaaatcgAGCGACGACGGGACATAGAAGAACGAGACGAGTTCGCGAAGCGgttggccaagaaggatgacAGCAAGAATAAGAAGATCGTCGAGGACCGGACTAGAAATAGTGAGGTCGCACGAAGACGAGCTTTGGCAGACGATGCTTCCGCTAGAGCTGCCGCTATGCCAGAACTGAGAATGCGTTCTCGGCAAGAATATCTCAAGAAGCGAGAGACAGAACGACTAGCCCTTCTGCGCCGACAGGTTGCAGAGGAAGCGGCAGAGCTGCGTGATAACCCCAATTTGACAcggagagagaaagaggagttTGCTAGAAATCGTGAAGTACTTCGGATTGCTGAGGAGCGGCTACGGATCGATGATTACCGCGATGGGTACATGATGCCAGATGACTATATCAcggagaaggggaaaattGatcgaaggaagaaagaagatgctcTTTACAAACGCTATGTGGATCGCGACGAATATGGACAAGAGCGGTTTATTACTGAGCATGAGGAGTGGGAGATGGAGCAAActgccaaggccaaggcgCAAATCAACAGGGCAGAGTTCGTGGATGAAGGTGACTACGAGTATGTTTTTGACGACTCGCAAAAGATCAACTTCGTCATGGATGCCAAGATGGAAGGGACTCGGAAGGCTATGTCCCAGGAGCAACGTATTTTCCAAGAAAAGCTAGACGctgctgagaagaaggcggcaTCGATAGAGGATACGCGGAAAAGTCTGCCTATCTATCAATTCCGGGAGGAGATCATTCAAGCAGTCCATGATCACCAAGTTTTAATCATTGTCGGCGAAACAGGTTCTGGTAAAACGACCCAGATCCCGCAGTACCTTCATGAAGCCGGTTTCACAAAAAACGGAATGAAAGTCGGTTGTACGCAACCTCGACGAGTCGCAGCCATGAGCGTTGCATCTCGAGTAGCCGAAGAAATGGGAGTGAAGCTGGGTAATGAGGTCGGTTACGCCATTCGTTTCGAAGACAACACAAGCGACAAAACAGTGCTCAAGTATATGACGGATGGTATGCTGTTACGTGAACTGCTAACAGAGCCAGACTTGGGCCAGTACTCAGCGTTGATGATCGACGAGGCACACGAAAGAACTGTGCCTACGGACATTGCCTGTGGCCTGCTAAAGGATATTGCTAAGGCACGGCCAGATCTGAAACTGCTGATTTCCTCTGCAACAATGGATGCACAGAAGTTCCAGCAATACTTTGATGATGCACCTATCTTTAATATCCCGGGGCGACGTTACCCTGTGGATATCCACTATACATCACAGCCAGAGGCGAACTACCTGGCCGCAGCAATCACAACCGTTTTCCAGATCCATGTCACGCAAGGTCCTGGAGATATTCTTGTGTTCTTAACTGGccaggaggagatcgaggcgGCCGAACAGAGCCTGCAGGAGACTGCGCGGAAACTGGGGAGCAAGATACCAGAAATGATAATATGCCCTATCTATGCCAATCTACCATCAGAGCTACAGACTAAAATCTTTGAGCCGACGCCACCGAAGGCACGGAAAGTCGTACTTGCTACGAACATTGCCGAGACTAGTTTGACCATTGACGGTATTGTCTATGTGATCGATCCAGGTTTTGTTAAGGAAAATGTCTTCAATCCCCGAACTGGAATGGAAAGTTTGGTAGTGACGCCGTGCTCGCGGGCGTCAGCCAACCAGAGAGCCGGTCGAGCCGGCCGAGTTGGTCCAGGGAAATGTTTCCGTCTCTACACGAAATGGGCTTACTATAATGAATTGGAGGAGAGCACGACGCCCGAAATTCAGCGTACAAATCTCAGTAGCGTCATCCTGATGCTCAAGTCCCTAGGGATTGATCAGTTACTTGACTTCGACTTTATGGACCCCCCACCGGCCGAGACTATTATTAGAGCATTGGAGCAGCTTTATGCTTTAGGTGCACTGAATGATAGGGGCGAACTAACTAAGGTTGGAAGGCAAATGGCGGAGTTTCCGACAGACCCCATGCTGGCCAAAGCGATCTTGGCGGCGGACAAATATGGCTGTGTGGAGGAGGTGCTTTCTATTGTGTCAATGCTAGGGGAGGCCAGCGCTTTATTCTTCCGGcccaaggacaagaagataCATGCGGATAGTGCACGCAATCGGTTCACGATCAAGGATGGCGGGGATCATTTGACTTTGCTCAACATTTGGAACCAGTGGGTGGATTCTGACTTTAGCTATGTGTGGGCGAAGGAAAACTTTCTGCAGCAGCGCAGCTTGACTCGGGCACGCGATGTACGCGATCAATTGGCGAAATTGTGTGATCGAGTCGAGGTCACTGTCAGTACATGTGGGTCGAACAACCTGCAACCGATTCAGAAAGCCATCACGGCTGGGTTCTTCCCGAACGCAGCGCGCCTGCAACGTGGTGGTGATAGTTACCGGACGGTGAAGAATGGGCAAACAGTATACTTGCACCCGTCAAGTACGCTGTTCGAAGTCAATCCCCGGTGGGTAATCTATTTCGAACTCGTGCTTACTAGCAAAGAATACATGCGGAGCAATATGCCACTTCAGGCCGAGTGGTTAATGGACGTCGCGCCGCACTACtataagaagaaagacttgGAGACATTGGGCATCGAACGGAAAATGAAAGGACAGGGAGCGGCAGGCGAAAAGAGTCGAGACTGA
- a CDS encoding tyrosine protein kinase SWE1 (cyclin-dependent kinase WEE1), with amino-acid sequence MVATFSPHRDAGGTLHLPSHTGIHHVDASSAIRQLRRSLSRSPSKSSNFSLLATRNHSPSKTSPYVSSPLSPSRRSSQSNFVLFPSSSHQSPFALPYPSSGKITRPTMRRVRTSPRSPVKRALNLSVDQGNAKPVQPILTTPGVENSPITPDINVPSDDNASGSGCSPNSSSGAEAPAPRPTISRIEKRRSGTFGSYATVSPLKRSDGIMNLDRASRGSPSAKRRSVHAANLSSEFNIFDSEAGPSTVEESTCEVPPEGETPSVPTGITPFSPFATIPKRSSSLRRSTLQQRQSDRSLFFKARAVAEPSEAPNTPASPCPQLSLDGGLFQSDRDNLFSPRPVPGSPLFSSAGNNAGQTRSAVHPLSRTITQSSSSSSLVDDSPTHEPVHKADHPRGVFNFSKSLPAGATRPALVRQLTREDSTSSIDSFATPENYKLVKPLPAAFMSTGLISKKNRNAEDPQNMLGFNKNMPDTPCKRPINLFPSGQKAPLERSLGFSTSSRQSDAVPPSPSNPPSTRPKPGPFARGMGIFGNTFNKQGPSRRGSFVSVDGDEVQLQSPSRPRDSQPLSEYDLPPTPTKQTFFPSRTYPPATSQIASLERFSEARGTNSSPLHERFLRGSPRTPQDNLFPPDPSGLSISNEQQAIRPDFNSVNLPATPTGPRDSLLQSGKRLSLPLNGYAPDVDPSLTSRFERVELVGTGEFSQVYRVSEPHNMSLSSIFSRSPKSPNILPEKVWAVKKAKQPYSGLKDRERRMREVDVLKALTNSDHVISFMNSWEDNGHLYIQTEFCEEGSLDVFLAQVGLKARLDDFRIWKILLELSMGLKHIHDMGFIHLDLKPANILITFEGVLKIADFGMATSWPAEEGIEGEGDREYIGPEILMGRYDKPADIFSLGLIMFEIAGNVELPDNGLSWQKLRNGDMSDVPSLTWSAETSIFRDASGNPISEEPSFEELCTSDFGDDTFGEDSFLGSRRPGERKAVQLARTGELHDPPSFMVDAGHEQALDKIVRWMISPEPFDRPTADQVLEVYGVQFVARRRRAGATIYEGNWGPADEMLAEDAEMIDV; translated from the exons ATGGTTGCAACGTTTTCGCCGCACCGTGATGCGGGCGGCACACTGCATCTGCCTTCACACACCGGGATTCACCATGTTGATGCAAGCTCAGCCATTCGACAACTCCGCCGGTCACTATCGCGGTCACCCTCTAAGAGTTCCAACTTTTCGCTTCTTGCAACCAGAAACCACTCACCGTCGAAAACCTCGCCATATGTCTCCTCCCCTCTATCACCTTCGCGACGATCTTCACAGAGCAATTTCGTGCTTTTTCCTAGCTCCTCACACCAGTCACCATTTGCACTGCCATATCCGTCAAGTGGTAAAATAACCAGACCTACCATGCGCCGTGTACGCACCTCACCCAGGAGTCCCGTGAAACGCGCCCTCAACCTCTCTGTAGACCAGGGAAATGCGAAGCCCGTGCAGCCAATCTTAACAACACCGGGCGTCGAGAATTCTCCCATAACCCCAGACATAAACGTCCCTTCAGACGATAATGCTAGTGGGAGCGGTTGTTCTCCGAACTCGTCTTCTGGCGCAGAAGCCCCTGCACCTCGTCCGACAATATCCAGAATTGAAAAGCGACGCAGTGGGACTTTTGGCTCATACGCAACCGTTAGCCCACTAAAGCGCAGTGATGGGATCATGAACCTAGATCGGGCATCTCGAGGAAGTCCGTCAGCGAAGAGGCGTAGTGTGCACGCGGCGAACCTTTCCAGCGAGTTTAACATATTTGATAGCGAGGCCGGTCCAAGTACCGTTGAAGAATCAACGTGCGAGGTACCGCCCGAAGGTGAGACGCCATCGGTTCCCACTGGCATCACACCGTTCAGTCCTTTTGCTACAATACCCAAACGCTCGTCTTCTTTGCGACGATCAACTCTTCAGCAACGTCAAAGCGATCGTTCCTTATTCTTTAAAGCAAGAGCTGTCGCCGAGCCGTCTGAGGCTCCGAATACTCCTGCAAGTCCATGCCCTCAATTGTCTTTAGACGGCGGTCTCTTTCAGTCTGATCGGGATAACTTGTTTTCTCCAAGGCCTGTACCAGGCAGtcccttgttttcttcggcCGGGAATAATGCTGGCCAGACTCGATCTGCTGTCCACCCGCTTTCTAGGACTATCACGCAATCTTCGTCCAGCTCCAGTCTAGTCGATGACTCGCCGACCCATGAACCAGTTCACAAAGCCGATCACCCAAGAGGAGTGTTCAATTTCTCTAAGTCCCTTCCAGCCGGAGCAACTCGACCTGCCCTTGTCCGCCAACTTACCCGTGAAGATTCGACCTCATCCATAGATTCTTTTGCAACCCCAGAGAATTACAAACTTGTGAAGCCACTCCCAGCGGCATTCATGTCTACAGGTTTGATCTCCAAGAAAAATCGTAATGCCGAGGATCCCCAAAATATGTTGGGTTTCAACAAGAATATGCCTGATACGCCGTGCAAACGACCTATCAACTTGTTCCCTAGCGGGCAAAAGGCGCCGCTAGAACGCTCCCTGGGGTTCTCAACATCCTCTCGCCAATCCGACGCAGTGCCTCCATCCCCATCTAACCCACCTAGTACACGTCCAAAACCGGGCCCTTTCGCACGTGGCATGGGTATCTTCGGGAACACCTTTAATAAGCAAGGGCCCTCCCGTCGCGGTAGTTTTGTGAGCGTAGATGGTGATGAGGTTCAATTACAATCACCATCTAGACCGCGGGATAGTCAGCCTTTGAGTGAGTACGACTTGCCACCGACACCAACGAAGCAAACGTTTTTCCCGTCTCGAACCTATCCCCCCGCTACTTCACAGATCGCCTCACTCGAGAGATTCTCCGAAGCTAGAGGAACAAATTCGAGCCCATTGCACGAAAGGTTCCTGCGAGGGTCACCGCGCACGCCTCAGGACAATCTGTTCCCTCCTGATCCGAGCGGCCTGTCGATTTCCAATGAGCAGCAGGCGATCAGGCCTGATTTCAACTCTGTTAACCTACCGGCTACTCCCACTGGTCCGCGCGATTCTTTATTACAGTCGGGGAAGCGCCTCAGTCTCCCGCTGAACGGTTACGCCCCAGATGTGGACCCGAGCTTGACCTCGCGCTTCGAAAGAGTTGAGCTTGTTGGTACTGGTGAATTCTCCCAGGTATACCGTGTATCCGAACCCCACAATATGTCATTgtcatcaatcttctcacGCAGCCCGAAGTCGCCTAATATCTTGCCTGAGAAGGTATGGGCTGTTAAGAAAGCGAAACAACCATATTCTGGGCTGAAGGACCGTGAGCGTCGGATGCGTGAAGTAGATGTGCTGAAGGCTTTGACTAACTCGGATCATGTCATTTCTTTCATGAACAGCTGGGAAGACAATGGCCACCTATATATTCAGACCGAGTTCTGCGAAGAAGGTAGCTTGGATGTCTTTCTGGCCCAGGTCGGACTCAAAGCAAGATTAGATGATTTCCGCATATGGAAAATATTGCTCGAGTTATCTATG GGTCTGAAACATATTCACGACATGGGCTTTATTCATTTAGATTTAAAACCCGCCAATATCCTGATCACGTTTGAAGGTGTCCTGAAAATCGCTGACTTTGGAATGGCGACATCATGGCCGGCAGAAGAGGGAATTGAAGGCGAGGGGGATCGTGAATATATTGGCCCAGAGATCCTAATGGGCCGCTACGATAAACCAGCGGACATATTTTCCTTGGGTCTAATTATGTTTGAGATCGCTGGGAACGTTGAACTCCCAGACAATGGGCTCTCATGGCAAAAGCTGCGGAACGGGGATATGAGCGACGTTCCTAGCTTGACCTGGAGTGCAGAAACCAGTATTTTCCGCGATGCATCTGGGAATCCAATCTCGGAAGAACCATCATTTGAGGAGTTGTGCACATCGGATTTTGGGGATGATACATTCGGTGAAGATAGTTTCCTGGGAAGTCGCAGGCCCGGTGAACGGAAAGCAGTGCAGCTCGCTCGTACTGGTGAGCTTCATGATCCTCCAAGCTTTATGGTTGACGCCGGTCATGAACAAGCCTTGGATAAAATTGTGCGATGGATGATCTCGCCGGAACCATTTGATCGGCCTACAGCCGACCAGGTTTTGGAGGTATACGGTGTCCAATTCGTCGCTCGTCGTCGGCGTGCTGGAGCAACAATCTACGAAGGCAATTGGGGCCCCGCCGACGAAATGCTAGCAGAGGATGCCGAAATGATTGATGTTTGA